One genomic segment of Aquipluma nitroreducens includes these proteins:
- a CDS encoding DNA-3-methyladenine glycosylase, with product MSEYKSMNVRSFSPPSEGSGEANRLSPDFFLHDVLEVAPALIGKLLVRQFDDGRIERYRIVETEAYRGTEDLACHASKGRTPRTEVMFQEGGKVYVYLIYGMYWLLNLVTGEEGNASAVLIRGIEGFSGPGRLGRELQLDKSFYGENLSTSSRIWVEDAEPVHEIKTSKRIGIGYSGEVWVNKLWRFYV from the coding sequence ATGTCAGAGTACAAATCAATGAATGTCCGTTCTTTCTCCCCTCCCTCGGAGGGGTCGGGGGAGGCTAATCGTCTTTCTCCCGACTTTTTCCTCCACGATGTTTTGGAAGTTGCCCCGGCGCTGATTGGCAAATTGCTCGTCAGGCAGTTTGATGATGGCCGGATTGAGCGATACCGAATCGTTGAAACTGAAGCCTATCGCGGAACGGAAGATTTGGCCTGCCATGCCAGCAAAGGGCGCACACCTCGAACCGAAGTTATGTTTCAGGAAGGCGGCAAAGTTTATGTTTACCTTATTTATGGCATGTATTGGCTACTGAACCTGGTTACTGGCGAGGAAGGAAATGCTTCTGCAGTGCTGATTCGCGGAATCGAAGGTTTTTCCGGCCCGGGTCGGCTAGGACGCGAATTGCAGCTTGATAAATCTTTCTATGGCGAAAACCTTTCAACTTCGTCTCGCATTTGGGTTGAAGACGCCGAACCAGTTCATGAAATCAAGACTTCGAAACGAATTGGAATTGGCTACTCCGGAGAAGTATGGGTGAATAAGTTGTGGCGGTTTTATGTGTGA
- a CDS encoding O-antigen ligase family protein, with the protein MKILQYITQSRIYYALLMAMAISLPLSKAFMSIFTGCLMLNWLIEGHFQVKLQRLKERKSVLLFISVFFLYLIGLLWTNSMQWGMHDVKIQLPLLIIPLVIGTSDALNYTQVKRIVYVFSAAVIVASFCSIFVLLGFSGKTIHDQREMSLFISHIRFSLLINISIFSLFWFALRAEKQSFLEKAFLFLAMLWLTIFLVILKSATGWIVFLIVSSVVIFQNILTIKNRSGRVLLLGVLLSIFFLSAIYIGYVIQQFYTIEKLPSDFSKEKTSRGNAYMHDFNNKELENGHYTYLFINDDELREVWNKRSKINYDSTATSGYNHYVLYRYLTSKGYRKDADGLNKLTNEDIRNIENGMTNYRFVNPFSFYNRIYQIVWEADVYKKGGNPSGHSVTQRMEYYKMAIQIIKENFWFGSGTGGYYRAYQEQYDQNKFFKDQKYRQRSHNMFLSYWIDFGLIGMFYICFALTAPVFLERKTKSFLLLIFLLIVLISFMNEDTLNNHDAISFFAFFYPLYLYSSPSKSLQGET; encoded by the coding sequence GTGAAGATACTTCAATACATAACTCAATCGCGGATTTACTATGCCTTGTTGATGGCCATGGCTATTAGTTTGCCTTTATCAAAAGCATTCATGAGTATTTTTACTGGTTGCCTTATGCTGAATTGGCTAATTGAAGGTCATTTTCAAGTCAAACTTCAACGACTAAAGGAGCGAAAATCTGTTCTGCTCTTTATCTCTGTTTTCTTTTTGTACTTGATTGGACTATTGTGGACAAACAGCATGCAATGGGGAATGCACGATGTTAAAATTCAGCTTCCACTCTTGATTATTCCACTTGTAATCGGAACATCAGACGCGCTAAATTACACCCAGGTTAAACGAATCGTTTATGTTTTCTCGGCGGCTGTAATCGTTGCCTCGTTTTGCAGCATTTTTGTCCTATTGGGTTTCTCCGGAAAGACTATTCACGATCAACGTGAAATGTCGCTTTTTATTTCTCACATCCGTTTTTCACTCCTGATCAACATCAGCATATTCTCCTTATTTTGGTTTGCGCTGAGAGCTGAAAAACAAAGCTTTCTGGAAAAAGCGTTTCTTTTTTTGGCCATGCTATGGCTAACTATTTTCCTTGTTATACTGAAATCGGCTACCGGGTGGATCGTTTTCCTGATTGTATCATCAGTTGTCATCTTTCAGAATATACTTACCATCAAAAACAGGAGTGGTCGCGTGTTGCTTTTAGGTGTTTTGCTTTCAATCTTCTTTTTATCTGCAATTTACATCGGGTATGTGATTCAGCAGTTTTATACCATTGAAAAATTACCGTCAGATTTCTCTAAGGAGAAAACTAGTAGAGGGAATGCCTACATGCACGACTTTAACAACAAAGAACTTGAGAACGGGCATTATACCTACCTTTTTATTAACGATGATGAGTTGCGCGAAGTTTGGAATAAACGCAGCAAAATTAATTACGACAGTACAGCAACATCCGGATATAACCACTACGTGTTGTACCGATACCTGACCTCGAAAGGTTATCGTAAAGATGCTGATGGGCTAAACAAATTAACCAATGAAGACATCCGTAACATCGAAAATGGAATGACCAATTACCGGTTTGTGAACCCTTTTTCGTTCTATAACCGGATTTACCAGATTGTATGGGAAGCAGATGTGTACAAAAAAGGCGGAAACCCTTCAGGACACTCGGTTACACAGCGGATGGAGTATTACAAAATGGCTATCCAGATCATTAAAGAAAATTTTTGGTTTGGAAGCGGAACCGGTGGTTATTACAGGGCATACCAGGAACAGTACGATCAAAATAAATTCTTCAAGGATCAAAAATACCGGCAACGATCACACAACATGTTTTTGAGTTACTGGATCGATTTTGGCCTGATTGGCATGTTCTACATTTGTTTTGCACTAACGGCTCCAGTGTTTTTGGAACGTAAAACAAAGAGCTTTTTGTTGCTGATCTTTTTGCTGATTGTGCTCATTTCGTTCATGAATGAAGACACGCTGAATAACCACGATGCTATTTCGTTTTTCGCATTTTTCTATCCGCTGTATCTTTACAGTAGCCCCTCTAAATCTCTCCAAGGGGAGACTTAA